One part of the Muntiacus reevesi chromosome 18, mMunRee1.1, whole genome shotgun sequence genome encodes these proteins:
- the LOC136149941 gene encoding olfactory receptor-like protein DTMT, producing MTGRNQTIISEFLLLGLPIQPEHQNLFYALFLAMYVTTVLGNLLIMFLIRLDPHLHTPMYLFLSKLSFSDLCFSSVTMPKLLQDMQSHVPSISYADCLTQMYFFLFFADLESFLLVAMAYDRYVAICFPLHYTTVMSPRLCLFLVVLPWVLTTFHAMLHTLLMARLHFCDDHVIPHFFCDMSALLKLSCSDTQVNELVIFITGGLILVIPFLLIITSYTRIVSSILKVPSARGIRKAFSTCGSHLTVVSLFYGTVIGLYLCPSANNSTVKETVMAMMYTVVTPMLNPFIYSLRNRDMKGALGRVFYKKKTPFSL from the coding sequence ATGACAGGAAGAAATCAAACTATCATCTCAGAGTTCCTCCTCCTGGGTCTGCCTATCCAGCCAGAGCATCAAAACCTGTTCTATGCTCTGTTCCTGGCCATGTATGTTACCACCGTCCTGGGGAACCTCCTCATAATGTTCCTGATTCGACTGgacccccacctccacacacccatgtatttGTTTCTCAGTAAActgtctttctctgacctctgcttctccTCTGTCACAATGCCCAAATTGCTACAGGACATGCAGAGCCATGTCCCGTCCATCTCTTATGCTGACTGCCTGACACAAATGTACTTCTTCCTGTTTTTTGCAGACCTGGAGAGCTTCCTCCTTGtggccatggcctatgaccgctacgtggccatctgcttCCCCCTGCACTACACCACCGTCATGAGCCCCAGGCTCTGTCTCTTCCTGGTGGTGCTGCCCTGGGTGCTGACTACATTCCATGCCATGTTGCACACCCTGCTCATGGCCAGGCTGCACTTTTGTGACGACCATGTGAtcccccactttttctgtgacaTGTCTGCTCTGCTGAAGCTGTCCTGCTCTGACACTCAAGTTAATGAGCTGGTGATATTTATCACGGGAGGGCTCATTCTTGTGATCCCCTTTCTACTCATCATCACGTCCTACACTCGAATCGTGTCCTCCATCCTCAAGGTCCCTTCTGCAAGGGGTATCcgcaaggccttctccacctgtggctcccacctcactGTGGTGTCCCTGTTTTATGGGACAGTTATTGGTCTCTACTTATGTCCATCAGCTAATAATTCTACTGTTAAGGAGACTGTGATGGCTATGATGTACACTGTGGTgacacccatgctgaaccccttcatctacagcctgaggaacagagACATGAAGGGAGCTCTGGGAAGAgttttttacaaaaagaaaactccCTTTTCTCTGTGA